The window CAGCAGCGCGTCGGCGTGGCCCGGGCGCTCGCCGCCGATCCGCCGGTGCTGCTCATGGACGAGCCGTTCTCCGCCGTCGACCCGATCGTCCGCAAGGGACTCCAGGACGAACTCCTGCGCATCCAGGAAGAGCTGGGCAAGACCATCGTCTTCGTCACGCACGACATCGACGAGGCCGTGAAGCTCGGCACGATGGTCGCCGTGATGCGCACCGGCGGCCACCTCGCCCAGTTCGCCCCGCCCGCGGAACTGCTGACGAACCCCGCCGACTCCTTCGTCGAGGACTTCCTCGGCACGGACCGGGGCATCCGGCGGCTGTCCTTCTTCCCCTCCGCGGATCTGGAGTTGCTGACCGCCCCGATCGTCGCGAGCGACGCGACCAGCGAGCAGATCGCCGCCCGCGACTTGACCGACGCCCCCTATCTCCTCGTAACGGACCTGGACGGCAAGCCGCTTGGCTGGGCCGAGGCGGACGGGGAGATCGACACGGCTCGACTGCTGCCGTACGGCCGCCCGTTCGTGGCCGCTACGGACTCCCTGCGGGCCGCGCTCGACTGCGCCGTGCTCTCGCCGACCGGCTGGGCCGTCGCCGTGGACGGCGAGGGCCGGGCGACCGGGGTCGTCTCGCAGCAGACCATCGGCGAGGCGATCCGGGGCGCCCACGCGCAGAGCGCGCAGAGCGCGAGCAGCGCGGCGACCGAGAAGGTCGCGCCATGAGCGAGCTCTTCGACATGCCGAGCGACCTCCAGAACAGCTACCTCGGCCTGGTCGGCCTCCATCTGCGCGAGGCCCTGCTCCCGGTGCTGGCCGGACTGCTGCTGTCGCTGCCGATCGCCCAACTCTGCGTACGCCTGCGCTGGTTGTATCCGCCGATCCTGTGGGTGACGACGGTGCTCTACGCGATCCCGTCGCTGGCCTTCTTCGTGATCCTGATCGACTACACGGGCCTGTCCGAACTCACCGTGATGATCCCGCTGGCGGTCTACAGCCTGGTGGTACTGGTCCCGGCGATTGTCGACGGCGTCCGCTCGGTCCCGCAGGAGACCCTGGCCGCCGCGACCGCCATGGGCTTCGGCCCCGTACGCCGCTATCTCCAGGTCCAGTTGCCGATCGCCGCGCCCGCGATCATCGCCGGGCTCCGGGTGGCGTCGGTGTCGAGCATCTCCCTGGTCAGCGTGGGCATGCTGATCGGCAACCAGGGCGCCCTCGGCAACCTCCTCAACAGCGGCATGATCTACAACCAGCCCCGTCTGATCTGGCTCTCGGTCGTGGGCACCGCCGTCCTCGCCATCCTGGTGGACGCCGCACTGATCGCCGTACGGATCCTGCTCACCCCGTGGATGCCGCGCGGCACGAGTCGGCCGCTGCTGGCGAAGGAGGCCGCCCGGTGAACATCCTCAACTACATCGACGCCTTCTTCAGCGACACCGCCCACTGGGAGGGCTACGACGGCATCCCCACCCGCCTCGCCGAACACCTCGGCTACACGCTGATGGCGCTGGG of the Streptomyces sp. NBC_00287 genome contains:
- a CDS encoding ABC transporter ATP-binding protein — translated: MIRIDSVTKRYPDGTVAVDRLSLEIPDRSITVLVGPSGCGKTTTLRMINRMVEPSEGTILLDGKDIQQQPVNTLRRSMGYVIQNAGLFQHRTILDNIATVPRMLGWGKEKSRARARELMERVGLDGALAKRYPYQLSGGQQQRVGVARALAADPPVLLMDEPFSAVDPIVRKGLQDELLRIQEELGKTIVFVTHDIDEAVKLGTMVAVMRTGGHLAQFAPPAELLTNPADSFVEDFLGTDRGIRRLSFFPSADLELLTAPIVASDATSEQIAARDLTDAPYLLVTDLDGKPLGWAEADGEIDTARLLPYGRPFVAATDSLRAALDCAVLSPTGWAVAVDGEGRATGVVSQQTIGEAIRGAHAQSAQSASSAATEKVAP
- a CDS encoding ABC transporter permease — its product is MSELFDMPSDLQNSYLGLVGLHLREALLPVLAGLLLSLPIAQLCVRLRWLYPPILWVTTVLYAIPSLAFFVILIDYTGLSELTVMIPLAVYSLVVLVPAIVDGVRSVPQETLAAATAMGFGPVRRYLQVQLPIAAPAIIAGLRVASVSSISLVSVGMLIGNQGALGNLLNSGMIYNQPRLIWLSVVGTAVLAILVDAALIAVRILLTPWMPRGTSRPLLAKEAAR